The sequence TAAAGTATTGAATCATCCTCTGTTCTTGTAATAATATAAGAGAGGATTCACCGTCCTGTTATTATATCTCAACTCAAAATGAAGATGTGGTCCTGTTGTTCTTCCACTTGAACCGACATAGGCAATTGTTTCTCCCTTTTCCACAATATCTCCCTTTTTCACAGCTATTTTGACATTGTGGGCATAGAGAGATTCAAATCCCATTCCATGGTCTATTATTACCTTTCTTCCGTAACCAGAATAGTCATAGCCGGCAAAGAGAACCTTTCCATCAGCAATTGCCCTGACAGGAGTCCAATATGGAGAAGAGAGGTCAACGCCCTTGTGAAATGAAATTTTTCCTGTTATAGGGTCGATTCTCGTACCATAGCGTGACCTGATTCTTCCCGGTACAGGGAGAAACGAATAGACAAAAGGCGGATAGCTTCTGTAAAACTTTCTCTTGTCAAAAAAGTTGGTTATATCAGAAAACACCTTTTCTCTATCCAACAATGTGTCGTAAAGATTCTCTGCTCCCTTATCGTAGAAGGAAAAATTATAAATCACATTGTCTTTACTCGTTTCTTCCGGACCTCCCAAACCACTATTGTCTTTATCAGCGTTTTTTACCGAACTTAAACCAAAAATATCTTTCAGCTTTTCTTCGAAATCATTTACCCTCTCTGCCTGCATTTTTAGAAGATAGATATCTTCTCTATATTTTTGATTTTCATTCTGCAAAAGTTCATTTCTTTTTTTCAGGAAATCAGTATCCAACCTCTGCACAGTCTTTTCATGCTTCACGCCTAACAGAAATCCTGTTCCTCCAACGATTAGGAGCAAAGATACTATACAAAAAGCATAAAGATAAATTTTCAATCTTTCATTCATAAAACAAACATCCACCTAATTGCAATTATCTATAATTTTACAGGAGTGATGTATTTCCATACAAGAAGAATTTTGTCAAGGCAATGCAATTTTTATTTTTTTATGAATTTGATTAATTCTTGATTTAACATCCTTGAAGAATGGGTTTTCTTCTAATATTTCTTCGTATATTTGCAGAGCATTATCATTTGAATCCATCGATTCATAAAGAAGAGCTTTATTGTATTGAAGAAGTAAATAATTTTCATCCTTATTGGGGAATCGATTTATACCTTCCTCCAATAATCCTATCGCTTTTTCCCTGTTTCCAAGCGAAAATTCACATTTTGCTGTAAAAATCAAGCTATCAACATACAAGGATTCATCATTGATACTTTTTTTGAATTCTTCTATAGCTTCCGAAAAAAGCTCCATTTCCATATATGCAATGCCAAGGTCGAAGTGTGTTTGCATATCCTTATCCTCTATTGTGCACTCAACTGCCCTTTTGAAATCTCTGAGAATTTCATCAACAACGATTGGCTCTCCATTGCTTATTGAATCCTTGTTTTTCCTTTCTTTTTTACCTTCTATATCTACCTTTAACTCTTCTGCAAGATTGAAGAAAGAAGAGCTTTCTTTTTCATCATTATTAAATTTAGTTGTCCTTTTTGAAATGTCTGCCTCTTCTCCCTTACTACTGCCTAATCTTTCACTTTGAACAGTAAAAGATTTCTCCTTTTCTATTTTTGCCTTCTGAGGTAAAGCAGCTTTACTTTCATTTTCCTCAATTTGTTTCTTCAGAGATTCGACTTGCTTTCTTATTGATTCATCATCAGGACAAAGTTCTAATGCCCTTTCAGCATAGATGAGAGCTTTTCTGAGTTTCTTATCACTTTCATATGAGAGAGAAATAAATAGATTGTCCTGCGCAGCTCCTTTGATATCACCCGTAATTTTTAGAATTTCTGCTCTTTTCTCTCTCATCTCAACGCTCAGTATCTCCTCATCATCGAGCTCAGAGCAAACATCTAAAAATTCTTCATACTTTTTCGAATCAATTAGTTCTTTGAGAAGCTCTTTGAAAACATTCTTAGCTTCCTCGTCTCTACCAAGTTTTGCATAAACTCTTCCAAGAAGTTTCCTATATTCAATGTTCTCCTTGTCCTTCTCTAATACCTTTTTTACCATCGAAAGCGCTTCAGCATACTCTTCAGAAGCGTAATATATTCTGCTCAACAACTGCCATGCCTTTGTGTTTTCAATTTTTGCTATGTTGTATTTTTTTGCTATTTCGACAGCCTGATGAATTTTGCCCTCTTTGATAAGACATTCCACAGCATAAAGAGATGCTTCCAAATTGTCTGGAGCACATTCAAGGCATTTTATGAAATTGCTGTAAGCTTCAGAGTAATTTTTTGCCTCAAAATTGTTAATCCCTATTTTGAAAAATTGCTCTGCCGCATCACTTTTTGCAGGATATTCTGCAAGTGAATCCATTAAATTTCTTTTAACTGCAGGGTCATTTGGCGTCAACTCATAGAGTCTCTTCAATATCTCAATCTTATTGATATTGTCTTTCTTTTTTGAATAGTAATCTAATAGCCAATTGTAGCAGTTTCTTGCTTCCCCTATAAGTTTGAGCGCCGAATATGCATCAGCCATTACAATGTATATTTGAGGGTCATTCTTATCTATCCTCAACGCTTTTTTCATCATAGCGATGCTTTTATGATAAAATCCCCGCATAGACATCTCTTTTGCAATATAGGTAAAGCACTTCACCGCTTCATCTCTCATCCCAATTCTTGAATAGATGTCTCCAAGCGTATTTCGCGCCTGCATATCGTCAGGGTCTAATTCAATGAGCTCTTCATAAAATTTTAGCGCTTTTTTAACATCCCCCTTTTGCAGTGCCCTTTGGGCGCTTTCTTTGATGTATTTTTTCTTATCCATCTTCTTTTTTGTC comes from Candidatus Schekmanbacteria bacterium and encodes:
- a CDS encoding M23 family metallopeptidase yields the protein MNERLKIYLYAFCIVSLLLIVGGTGFLLGVKHEKTVQRLDTDFLKKRNELLQNENQKYREDIYLLKMQAERVNDFEEKLKDIFGLSSVKNADKDNSGLGGPEETSKDNVIYNFSFYDKGAENLYDTLLDREKVFSDITNFFDKRKFYRSYPPFVYSFLPVPGRIRSRYGTRIDPITGKISFHKGVDLSSPYWTPVRAIADGKVLFAGYDYSGYGRKVIIDHGMGFESLYAHNVKIAVKKGDIVEKGETIAYVGSSGRTTGPHLHFELRYNNRTVNPLLYYYKNRG